AGGCCGCGAGGGCGATCCCGAGCCTGGCGGCCGCCTCGCTGGCGAGCTCGTAGGGGCTCTTCGCGGCGTTTCCCATCACGCCCACCTCCCGAAGTCGAACTTGGCGAACGCGGGCTTGCCGGGCGCGAGCTCGACCTGCGAGATCGACGTGGTGACGGGCTGGCTGGGAAGCTCCTCGGGCTGCGCGTCGGCCCACTGCCCCTCGCACCAGCTGTCGCGCCGGTCCCAGGTCACGGCGTGCACGGCCAGCTCCAGGGCCAGGTCGTCGCTGTATATGTGCAGGTAGCCACCCTCGCGGCTCACGCGGCAGTCCCGCCGCTCGTACCAGTATGGGACCCCGAACCTCCGGCCCTCGTAGCTGACGAAGCCGTCGAAGGTGATCCTGCGGCTGGGGCACAGCCAGAGCGCGACCTCGTCGGTCACCTCGAGCGGGCGCGCCGCCGGGAGGCAGGCGGACGCGTGCTCCTCGGACGGCACGCAGGCCACGGCGCGCCTCCACCTGCCGGCCTGCTCCGCGCACCACAGCAGCGCCTCCTCGTTGAGCGTGGTGATGTCGGTGAAGTCGCGGCCGGCGAGGAAGTTGCCCTTCACGAAGCGGATCAGCCGCTCGACCTTGCCCTTGGCGAAGGGGTGGCGCGGCTTGCAGAGCCTGGTGCGGAAGCCGACGCACCCCATGAAGGCGGCGTAGTCGCGCTGCCAGACGGGCCTGCCGCCGAGGTCGCGCCCGGTCACGACCGACTTCATGTTGTCCGCGGGCACCTCGTCGGGGACGCCCATGGCCATGAAGGCGTGGAGCATCCCTATGAGCAGGTTCTCCTGCCGCGCGTTGGGGAAGAACTCCACGTAGAAGCTGCCGCAGTGGTGGCAGACCATCGCGAAGCACGCGATCCTGTACTCCGTGCCGCCCGGGCCGACGACCGTGACGAAGCCCCAGTCCATCTGATACGCCTCGCCGGGCCCCGTCCTGAACCTCTGGCCGCGGCTCCCCTGCGGTGCCACGGCCCTCCGCTTTGCGGGGACGAGGTCCCTGTGGCCGGATATGTACACCTTCACGGCGGTGAGGCCGCCCTCGTAGCCCTGGCCGAGCAGCCGCTCGTAGATCACCTGCGAGTTGGTGACTCCCCTGCGGAGCAGGTCGTCGACGAGCCCGGTGTGCCCCGTGAGCACCGTCACCTCGGCCCTCCGGCCGCTGTTGCCGTGCGGGAGCGCCCTGAAGCCGTGCTTCCTGATCGTCCTGGCCTTCGACCTCGTGAGGCCCGTCCTGCGGCAGAACTCCGCCAGGTTGCACGCCTGGGGGTCGAACCCGTCGCCCGCCTCGGCGGCCATCTCCTCCAAGGCCTTGTCTATAATCTCCTGTAGGTCATCGCGTCTCTCGTTCACCTCTATAGTCCTCCTAACGCCGGCGCATTGGCAACACCAGCTTAGGGGTCGTGAGGGGGCGCGATGGCCGTTTTTCGTTGACCGGGATTGGCTAAATTGTTTCGACTATTTGTGGCTAAAGTCGCCCGACGCTAACATCTGCAAGGGTCAGAACTACGTTGGCAACACCGATGTGAAGTCTATTCAAAAGGCATACACGTATGCGATGGGAACGATAACTGGCAATCGAAAGAAGGTAGCCGCAGCAGCAGTGGCGACGCTTGCGGTCACGGCGGCGACTGCAGGAGGCGCATTATTCTGAGGCTTCGGTAGTTTGTGTGACAAGGGGCTAGCCTAGGCAGCAACGCTCTTCGCTCCCTTCACGCCCTTCTTCCTCGCCTTCACCGGGCGACCCGGGAGCTGGGGCTGGCAGTCGCCGCACCTGAGCATGAGCAGGGCCACGAGGTTGTCGGTGTTGCGGAAGCCGTAGCCCATCCTCACCGTCACCTTGATCTTGTTGTTGATGGCCTCTACGCGCCCGTTGCTGATGCCGAGCTCGACTGCGGCGATGATGTCGTCGCGCCGGCGGCGCACCTTCTTCTCCACGGCGACGACCTTGGCGATCTTGCAGTAGGCGGCCCTGTGCATCCAGTCGTCGAGCAGCTCGGCGGCCTCGGAGCCGTCGGCTGCCCGGAAGACGGCCCGCAGGTCCTCCTTGAGCTCCCAGGCCCTGACCAGCCGCGAGCCGGCCCTCTTCTTGAGCGCCTCGAGCCTCGCCCTCTGGCCGTCGGTGAGGTCCTCGGGGTTCTTCACGAGCGCGTAGCGGCTGCCCTTGATGGAGGCCGCCTCCTCCTCGAGCGCCCTGACCTCCTCGGGCGGCAGCTCGCCTTTGGCAGGCCTGCCGCGCTTGCCCTCGGGCCTGGGCCTGGCGGCCCTGGCGGCGGCCCTGGCGGCGTTCCACTCCTCGCAGCGCACGGCGTCGAGCGCGTCGTTCATCCACTGGACCACGTGGAAGGGGTCCATGACCCACCTCGCGTTGGGGCAGCGGCGCTTGACCAGCTGCCTTATCCACCTCGCGCCGTCGGCGGTCACCACCTCTATGGCGCGCCTCTGCTCGCGCGTGAGCTCGTCGAGGAACAGGTTGAGCACGTCCTTGCCGGTGCCCTCGTGCGCCCAGATGAGGCAGCCGCGGTCGTGGTCGACGACCACCGTGACGTACTTGTGGCCCTTCTTGTACGACGTCTCGTCGATGCCGATGCGGCGCACGCCGTCGAACCTCGAGGCGCCGCGCGCGGCCTCCAGCTCGGCGTAGACGCGCCTGCACACGCCGCCCACGCTGTGCCACTCGACGCGGGCGAGCTCGGAGACCGCCGAGGCGGTGCAGCGGACCGCCAGCCACGCCACCCAGTCCTCGAAGTCGCGCGTGAAGCGCGCCCCGTGCCGCGCCCAGGGGACGGCCTCGGTGCGCACGCCGTGCTCCGGGCAGCGCACCCTGCAGGGCGCGTACTCCAGGTAGCAGGCCGAGCGCGCCAGGTCCATCGCCCTCCACAGCCTGGGGGCCCCGCGGTTCGCCATGTCGTAGAAGTCGCAGGCCCTGCCGCATACGGGGCAGCGGCGCTGCTCGCGCTTGTAGGGCCGGACGCTCACGACGATGCGCTCGGCCTCGATGCGCGCGCCCAGGACGACCGTGCGGGCCAGACCGAGGGCGAGAAGTAGTAGACTCTTCATGCGTCACACCTCTTCGGTTGTCTGAATTTGGCTTAGCAATCATAGGCGGATGACGCGGAAACGGCCCCTCCCGGGGCCGTTTCAGTTCCAGATCGTTGTTTTCGCCCGCTGAGCTGGGCCTATGCCGGAATCTCTCCCACAGAAACCACCGAAGAGCCATTATTCTTCGCTCCTGAAATTGCAGTGCTCATCGCGGGCGATGCGGTTGTCGGGCTCTCAGGTGCAGCATTGACTAGCGCCAGCCTGGCTTTCGTCGGAGGAGGCTCGCTTGCAGTTGGTGGCATGGGCATGGCTGGCGGAACCGCGATTCTAACAGGCGGAGGCGCGTTGCTTGGCCTGGCAGGATCAGGCGTAACCACGGCGGCGACCGTTGCCGTGCAATCGTCCGAGCCTTTCGTGCAAAGCGAATGCTCCAAGCTTCTCGCGTTCTGCTCCGAAATCGCCGTCAAGAAAAACGGACGCTACGACATCGCCTCTCTAGCGCAACAAGGAATGCAGAAATGCGCAGAGGAGCTGCGCGACGAAATCGAGAAGTTGTCGAATGCGGAAAACGGACCTGACAAAAAGCTTATCTCCCAAATGAAGAAAAGCTTGAAGTGCATGGAGCGCTGCGAGAAGGCCCTCGAGAAGCTGCAGGGTTCAAGAAGGCTGCTGGACTAGCTCGACTGGGACAAACTGTCCCAGCGACTCTGAGATAGGAGGGACCCCATGAAAAAATTCGAGAAGATAACCGCCATTATCCCCCTGCTCGAATCCGAGAATCGCCACGGCAAGTGGATCGTCGACACCGAGAGCAAGGGCACACCGGAAGATCCGATCCAGTTCCCCTTTGTGGGCTACAGCGCAGCTGCACACCGGCTAATCGAAGCAGTGCATGAATGCGTGGATGATCTTCGTGACGAGATGAACGCCTTCGACTACATGGGCGTACTGGAGAGCTATGGGCTTAACGGCGAGAAAGACGTCCTTGCGGCAGACGCTTCCTCCTGCGATGCGAAATGCGCACTGGCGATGGTTCTCACGATCATCCGCCAGGACAGGTTCTGTGAAGGCTTGCTTCTCAGCTATCTCGAAAACGGGAAGATGCTCGAATGGATGAAGCGCCTGCAGGAAATCGACAACCAATAGCGCTGGGGACAGATTGTCCCAATAAGAGCAACTCAATGCCGACTATCACCAAGCCACCTGCGATTATCCCAAACGAATAATGCCTGACGCTTTCTGCAAACGTGCAGTTGGATGATATCACGTGTTAGCCGCCTGCGCTAACTGCTTTGCAATTGTTGCTGGTGGCTTGCATGCGATGTCGCACCAAACCACACAAAAGGGGAGGATTTGGCTGCTCTACCCTGCCCCATTTCTCTACTGGGACAAAAATGAAACTCAACGCCCCTGAGTTTCATTTGAGTTTCATGGAAGAGAGCAGTGCTGTCCCAGTTTGGTGCCGTGGCGTACACCAAGTGTCGCCATGTCCGTTTCGTGGATAATCTACGCTATCAGATAAATGCGATGTGATTTTCGATTTAGCGAGTGGGAGTAGCGGGAACTGGCTCCTGAACTCTCGTTTTGGTGCTGCCGAGTACCGCCTGGCGCTGTTTGGGCATTGCTATCGAGCAAAGCCACCAGCGAAATAACGGGAATAACAGCCTCCGGACCCTCTGGTTCGGAGGCTTTTTTCGTTCTGCCCAGAAAGAGCTCCTTGCCGGAGTCCCATGGGTAGCGAACGGCTTTATCGAGCGTGTGCGTTTTCGTAGGTGCCCTTGATTTCCTCTGGCAAATCGTCGGGAATCAGTGCCTCCAGCCTATCCTCGTTGCCATCTTGAATCGCCTGC
This sequence is a window from Parafannyhessea umbonata. Protein-coding genes within it:
- a CDS encoding ISL3 family transposase produces the protein MKSLLLLALGLARTVVLGARIEAERIVVSVRPYKREQRRCPVCGRACDFYDMANRGAPRLWRAMDLARSACYLEYAPCRVRCPEHGVRTEAVPWARHGARFTRDFEDWVAWLAVRCTASAVSELARVEWHSVGGVCRRVYAELEAARGASRFDGVRRIGIDETSYKKGHKYVTVVVDHDRGCLIWAHEGTGKDVLNLFLDELTREQRRAIEVVTADGARWIRQLVKRRCPNARWVMDPFHVVQWMNDALDAVRCEEWNAARAAARAARPRPEGKRGRPAKGELPPEEVRALEEEAASIKGSRYALVKNPEDLTDGQRARLEALKKRAGSRLVRAWELKEDLRAVFRAADGSEAAELLDDWMHRAAYCKIAKVVAVEKKVRRRRDDIIAAVELGISNGRVEAINNKIKVTVRMGYGFRNTDNLVALLMLRCGDCQPQLPGRPVKARKKGVKGAKSVAA
- a CDS encoding DUF6508 domain-containing protein; translated protein: MKKFEKITAIIPLLESENRHGKWIVDTESKGTPEDPIQFPFVGYSAAAHRLIEAVHECVDDLRDEMNAFDYMGVLESYGLNGEKDVLAADASSCDAKCALAMVLTIIRQDRFCEGLLLSYLENGKMLEWMKRLQEIDNQ
- a CDS encoding IS21 family transposase is translated as MNERRDDLQEIIDKALEEMAAEAGDGFDPQACNLAEFCRRTGLTRSKARTIRKHGFRALPHGNSGRRAEVTVLTGHTGLVDDLLRRGVTNSQVIYERLLGQGYEGGLTAVKVYISGHRDLVPAKRRAVAPQGSRGQRFRTGPGEAYQMDWGFVTVVGPGGTEYRIACFAMVCHHCGSFYVEFFPNARQENLLIGMLHAFMAMGVPDEVPADNMKSVVTGRDLGGRPVWQRDYAAFMGCVGFRTRLCKPRHPFAKGKVERLIRFVKGNFLAGRDFTDITTLNEEALLWCAEQAGRWRRAVACVPSEEHASACLPAARPLEVTDEVALWLCPSRRITFDGFVSYEGRRFGVPYWYERRDCRVSREGGYLHIYSDDLALELAVHAVTWDRRDSWCEGQWADAQPEELPSQPVTTSISQVELAPGKPAFAKFDFGRWA